The following proteins are co-located in the Takifugu flavidus isolate HTHZ2018 chromosome 16, ASM371156v2, whole genome shotgun sequence genome:
- the fam177a1 gene encoding protein FAM177A1 isoform X2, with translation MDCESVEMEEHDSRQQKTKVPRRTIYFASGETMEEYSTDEEEEEEDLTKKQVATVDTSRLTWGPYFLFQTWRMATATISVCDYLGERLASLFGITTPKYQYALDEYYHRKKEEEEEEEENRLAEAAERHFEEQQRAEQDALRHATTEQPETAGHSFVNLSFEPEAPLGPADAWKEPSAPPSHSTAAGETH, from the exons ATGGACTGTGAGAGTGTGGAGATGGAGGAACatgacagcaggcagcagaagaccaaGGTCCCCCGCAGGACCATTTACTTCGCCAGTGGAGAAACCATGGAGGAGTAcagcacagatgaagaggaggaagaggaagacttgACCAAGAAACAGGTCGCAACTGTAGATACG TCAAGACTGACTTGGGGTCCATATTTTCTGTTCCAAACGTGGCGAATGGCCACTGCCACCATATCAG TATGTGACTACCTGGGAGAGAGACTGGCCTCTCTTTTTGGCATCACCACTCCTAAATACCAGTATGCCCTTGATGAGTACTACCATAGGAAGAAAGAG gaggaggaggaggaggaagaaaaccgCCTGGCAGAGGCAGCTGAGCGGCAttttgaggagcagcagagagcagagcaggatgCTCTTCGTCACGCCACCACTGAGCAGCCCGAAACAGCTGGACACTCTTTTGTGAACCTTAGTTTTGAACCTGAGGCTCCACTCGGCCCTGCAGATGCCTGGAAAGAGCCCTCTGCCCCACCCTCACATTCAACAGCAGCAGGCGAAACACACTAA
- the prorp gene encoding mitochondrial ribonuclease P catalytic subunit, with amino-acid sequence MCSNVAMVSASLVKIIICQKSSMSFFHRGLSALFPRKPFLCKPLVPHSSVRFLCTRDSNFSSGRWTDRKHDGRTKNTNRHKGQEWDDAVHGGRMRNSSPRSVFAAGTAKRTAEWQRRNSPLALGDKEEQWDQSADRSRKAGEMQPPDRPLSVAEWRKVKENLGNSQRFEIQMMCAMFTSCTQLDVAKSLLTFVAMETGTLSYELLLRYLALCVSGGHDAEVSEVYDIMRGSFASLDTGASTLFIKSFSRTERWREALHILSEVKRVLTPSARNYGDIIAGAVEHGDAATGWALYEELIGKGLSPHEETWDALFKRRSISQPDDQDKLLQILLYMRDNQIYPGHSLASTIKTWFESLPGETWTGSWTRATTKGTCGCCKSELESIQLTAAEYQQLKDRVMTDILQGRDVFTKTTPKELESFRSFVKRKPAFDVVVDGLNVANINQDKSRQSKTLLAVVSELQHQGLTVLVLGRRHMLQPSRSWVRHDMNLVQQKAHCFFTENISEDDPFLLYATLFSGNHCRFVSRDLMRDHKACLTDAATRRLFFKWQRGHQMVLDGSVSAARGIRFLSVPSYDTIVQSSEDAWHIPYDDTEDRSTYEVPQRWLCLTKRGEMAARS; translated from the exons ATGTGCTCAAACGTCGCCATGGTATCCGCATCTCTAGTAAAAATTATAATTTGTCAGAAATCGTCGATGTCTTTCTTCCATCGAGGACTTTCAGCCCTTTTCCCCAGAAAGCCGTTTCTGTGCAAACCGTTGGTGCCGCATTCTTCCGTGCGTTTTTTGTGCACCAGAGACTCTAACTTCTCCAGTGGaagatggacagacagaaagcATGATGGACGaaccaaaaacaccaacagaCACAAAGGACAGGAGTGGGACGATGCTGTGcatggagggaggatgaggaactCCTCTCCAAGATCTGTGTTTGCTGCTGGGACAGCGAAGAGGACAGCGGAGTGGCAGAGGAGGAACTCACCTCTGGCCCTTGGAGACAAAGAGGAACAGTGGGACCAGTCTGCAGACAGGTCAAGGAAAGCAG GGGAGATGCAGCCTCCTGACCGGCCGCTCTCTGTGGCTGAATGGAGGAAAGTAAAAGAAAATCTTGGAAATTCCCAACGCTTTGAGATCCAGATGATGTGTGCAATGTTTACCTCCTGTACCCAGCTAGACGTTGCCAA ATCGCTACTCActtttgttgccatggagacgggaACGCTCTCTTATGAGCTGCTTCTGAGGTACCTGGCGCTGTGTGTGAGCGGCGGACACGACGCCGAGGTGTCGGAAGTCTACGACATCATGCGAGGGAGTTTCGCCTCTCTGGACACTGGAGCTTCCACCCTCTTCATCAAGTCCTTCAGCAGAACGGAAAGATGGCGAGAGGCTCTGCACATCCTGAGCGAGGTGAAGAGG GTCTTAACACCCTCGGCGCGTAACTACGGCGACATCATCGCCGGAGCGGTGGAACACGGCGACGCAGCGACGGGCTGGGCTCTGTACGAGGAATTAATTGGAAAAGGACTGTCCCCACACGAGGAGACCTGGGACGCTCTTTTTAAGAGGAGGTCAATATCTCAACCGGACGACCAGGACAAGCTGCTGCAGATTCTCCTCTACATGAGGGACAACCAGATCTACCCCGGCCACAGCCTCGCTAGCACCATCAAAACCTGGTTCGAAAG TCTCCCGGGGGAAACCTGGACAGGCAGTTGGACCAGAGCCACCACAAA ggGCACGTGTGGCTGCTGTAAATCGGAGCTAGAATCCATCCAGCTGACTGCTGCAGAgtaccagcagctgaaggaccGAGTGATGACGGACATCCTTCAAGGACGAGACGTTTTCACCAAAACTACACCTaag GAGCTGGAGAGCTTCAGGTCGTTTGTAAAGAGGAAGCCGGCGTTCGATGTGGTGGTAGACGGACTCAACGTGGCAaacatcaaccaggacaaaagcAGGCAATCGAAGACG TTGCTGGCGGTGGTCTCGGAGCTGCAGCACCAGGGCCTGACTGTTCTGGTGCTGGGGAGGAGACACATGCTGCAGCCCTCCAGGTCCTGGGTGAGACACGACATGAACCTGGTACAACAGAAGGCCCATTGCTTCTTTACTGAAAACAT ATCGGAGGACGACCCCTTCTTGCTCTACGCCACGCTGTTCTCCGGGAACCACTGTCGGTTTGTGAGCAGAGACCTGATGAGGGACCACAAGGCGTGCCTGACGGACGCAGCCACCCGGCGGCTCTTCTTCAAATGGCAGAGGGGCCACCAGATGGTGTTGGATGGATCCGTCTCTGCTGCCAGGGGGATCCGGTTCCTG AGCGTTCCCAGTTATGACACCATTGTCCAGAGCTCAGAGGACGCCTGGCACATTCCCTACGATGACACGGAGGACAGGAGCACTTATGAGGTCCCGCAGCGGTGGCTCTGTCTCACCAAAAGAGGGGAAATGGCTGCACGCTCATAG
- the LOC130513089 gene encoding insulinoma-associated protein 2 produces MPRGFLVKRTRRCSATYRSRGHISNKPATCDGDTPGVSGPPSVNETDLLNQPPPEHPGQHLLVLHEDPACVRETWNPHVESALEAEADRRAQLPETEEQVSEVDVLTPDGHFPYLFLTPRPPSKDLPLAESCSPVKPVGTRLLDGHEDGQNQSLFPGRCLTSSPVGELPFLLSSAPNPVSPSFERFFANGGHHAPPYRHEDQKYQPGHAHLFPPLTVLNQEKHHAARKRSFLEQGQRLNGGSHGKPAASTTTKKPKGHRKLNFEDEVTTSPVLGLRIKKESPELRRQREKSCVATGNHPLREFICQLCKEEYSDPFSLAQHKCSRIVRVEYRCPECDKVFSCPANLASHRRWHKPRPANPQGGQTLADTSRPFKDARRMSEHERQLVDVEGKENELLGGNANQHHAAVDSARMRRDSAPLLLHGRSRDSPHSDGLAAPHYDPARHYRAPGESCLDLQKQVRAADSPPSSLVMLTGNPEQRAELPPQPLPLVPFVQSLAEEDVYECRYCGKKFRRQAYLKKHLAAHELSAQASPSSAYSQGHEAGGDHGQVFLCHLCGARFPSAEIRDKHRLWHAMREELLAGALGGGRRADVFHAPGEQSEQQIFTCKHCPSTFFSSPGLERHVNKSHPTESRQVMLLQMGVRP; encoded by the coding sequence ATGCCTCGAGGATTCCTGGTGAAAAGGACCCGGCGTTGTTCGGCGACTTATCGGTCGCGAGGTCACATCAGCAACAAACCTGCGACATGTGACGGCGACACACCTGGTGTATCAGGTCCGCCGTCGGTGAACGAGACCGACCTTCTAAACCAACCCCCGCCGGAACATCCCGGCCAGCATCTCCTGGTGCTCCACGAGGACCCCGCGTGTGTCAGAGAGACGTGGAACCCGCACGTGGAGTCCGCGCTGGAAGCGGAGGCGGACCGGCGCGCGCAGCTGCCCGAGACCGAAGAACAGGTGAGCGAGGTGGACGTTTTAACCCCGGACGGCCACTTCCCTTACTTGTTCCTCACCCCGCGCCCGCCCTCTAAAGACCTGCCACTAGCAGAGTCTTGCAGCCCCGTTAAACCGGTTGGCACGAGACTTTTGGACGGACACGAGGACGGGCAGAATCAGTCGTTGTTTCCCGGCAGGTGTCTGACATCGTCCCCCGTGGGGGAGCTGCCTTTCCTTCTGAGCTCCGCTCCAAATCCGGTCTCTCCTTCCTTCGAGAGATTCTTCGCGAACGGCGGCCACCACGCGCCGCCCTACAGGCACGAGGACCAGAAGTACCAGCCGGGCCACGCGCACCTGTTTCCCCCGCTGACGGTGTTGAACCAGGAGAAGCATCACGCCGCGAGGAAGCGCTCGTTTCTCGAGCAGGGGCAGCGGCTCAACGGCGGAAGTCACGGCAAACCGGCCGCGAGCACCACGACAAAGAAACCTAAAGGGCACCGGAAACTCAACTTCGAAGACGAAGTCACGACCTCGCCGGTTTTGGGTCTGCGAATTAAGAAGGAGAGCCCCGAGCTGAGGAGGCAGCGGGAGAAGTCGTGCGTTGCCACGGGTAACCACCCTCTGAGGGAGTTCATCTGTCAGCTTTGCAAGGAAGAGTACTCTGATCCGTTTTCCCTCGCGCAGCACAAGTGTTCCCGCATCGTGCGCGTGGAGTACCGGTGCCCCGAGTGCGACAAGGTCTTCAGCTGTCCCGCCAACCTGGCGTCCCACCGCCGGTGGCACAAGCCCCGTCCGGCGAACCCCCAGGGGGGCCAGACGCTGGCAGACACGAGCCGACCCTTCAAAGACGCGCGGCGGATGAGCGAGCACGAGAGGCAGCTGGTGGACGTGGAGGGCAAAGAGAACGAGCTGCTGGGAGGCAACGCCAACCAGCACCACGCGGCGGTGGACAGCGCGCGCATGAGGCGCGACTCGGCCCCGCTGCTGCTCCACGGTCGGTCCCGGGACAGCCCGCACAGCGACGGCCTGGCCGCGCCGCACTACGACCCCGCGCGTCACTACAGAGCCCCCGGGGAAAGTTGCCTGGACTTACAGAAGCAGGTAAGGGCGGCGGACAGTCCACCGTCGAGTCTCGTGATGCTGACCGGAAACCCGGAGCAGCGCGCCGAGCTGCCCCCGCAGCCGCTGCCGCTCGTGCCGTTTGTCCAGTCGTTGGCGGAGGAAGACGTTTACGAGTGCCGCTACTGCGGGAAGAAGTTCCGCCGACAGGCTTACCTGAAGAAACACCTCGCGGCGCACGAGCTCTCGGCGCAGGCGTCTCCCTCCTCCGCATACAGCCAGGGGCACGAGGCCGGCGGCGACCACGGCCAGGTGTTCCTGTGTCACCTCTGCGGCGCGCGCTTCCCGTCGGCGGAAATCAGGGACAAGCACCGCCTGTGGCACGCGATGAGGGAAGAACTGCTGGCGGGGGCGCTGGGAGGAGGCCGCCGCGCGGACGTGTTCCACGCGCCTGGGGagcagagcgagcagcagatcTTCACGTGCAAGCACTGCCCGTCCACGTTCTTCAGCTCCCCGGGGCTCGAGAGACACGTGAACAAGTCTCACCCCACGGAGAGCCGCcaggtgatgctgctgcagatgggCGTGAGGCCGTGA
- the ppp2r3c gene encoding serine/threonine-protein phosphatase 2A regulatory subunit B'' subunit gamma, which produces MSEEEQPRWSDVLKRRLANSNKDARSEEEIKAEETELFTKYYTEWKGGGGNNKPLSNIPRFYYKLPAEDEVLLQKLREESRAVFLQRKSRELLDNEELQSLWFLLDKHQVPPLSGEEAMISYESYLQVRDKAGPKCKNFFTARVYAKLLNNDPYGRISIMHFFNYVMRKVWLHQTRIGLSLYDVAGQGYLRESDLENYILELIPTLPQLDGLEKSFYSFYVCTAVRKFFFFLDPLRTGKIKIQDILACSFLDDLLELRDEELSKESQESNWFSAPSALRVYGQYLNLDKDHNGMLSKEELSRYGTATLTTVFLDRVFQECLTYDGEMDYKTYLDFVLALENRKEPAALQYIFKLLDIEEQGYLNVFSLNYFFRAIQEQIKLHGQEPVSFQDVKDEIFDMVKPKDPYKITLQDLVNSCQGDTVTSILIDLNGFWTYENREVLVANDNDSIGAADLIDS; this is translated from the exons ATGTCTGAGGAGGAACAACCACGATGGTCGGATGTTTTGAAAAGGAGATTAGCAAACAGTAATAAAG ATGcgaggagcgaggaggaaataaaagcgGAAGAAACGGAGCTTTTCACCAAATATTACACCGAGTGGAAGGGAGGAGGCGGCAACAACAAGCCCTTAAGCAACATCCCAAGATTTTACTACAAG CTACCAGCAGAAGATGAAGTGCTGCTTCAGAAGCTGCGAGAGGAATCCAGGGCTGTCTTTctccagaggaagagcagagaactGCTGGATAATGAGGAACTCCAG AGCTTGTGGTTTTTACTCGATAAGCACCAGGTGCCACCTTTGAGTGGCGAGGAGGCGATGATCAGCTACGAATCCTACCTGCAAGTGAGGGACAAGGCTGGCCCCAAGTGCAA AAATTTCTTCACGGCAAGAGTCTATGCCAAGCTGCTGAACAACGACCCTTATGGGAGGATCTCCATCATGCATTTCTTCAACTATGTCATGAGGAAAG tATGGCTGCATCAGACCCGGATAGGTCTGAGTCTCTACGACGTAGCCGGACAGGGTTATCTCAGAGAGTCG GATCTGGAGAATTACATCCTTGAGCTGATCCCCACTCTGCCTCAGTTAGACGGGCTGGAGAAATCCTTCTACTCCTTCTATGTCTGCACAGCTGTTCGAaagttctttttcttcctggACCCCCTGCGAACAG gaaaGATTAAAATTCAGGATATTCTGGCCTGCAGCTTTCTTGATGACTTGTTGGAG CTTAGAGACGAGGAGCTGTCCAAAGAGAGTCAGGAGTCCAACTGGTTCTCTGCCCCCTCAGCTCTCAGAGTCTACG GTCAGTACCTCAATCTGGATAAGGACCACAACGGCATGTTGAGCAAAGAGGAGCTTTCACGTTACGGCACGGCAACGCTCACCACGGTCTTCTTGGACAGGGTGTTTCAGGAGTGTCTCACCTACGATGGTGAAATG GACTATAAAACCTACCTGGACTTTGTGTTGGCATTGGAAAACAGGAAGGAGCCAGCAGCACTACAGTATATTTTCAAGCTTCTGGACATAGAGGAGCAAGGATACCTCAACGTCTTCTCCCTCAACTATTTCTTCAGG GCCATTCAAGAGCAGATCAAACTCCACGGTCAGGAACCTGTTTCATTCCAGGATGTCAAG GATGAGATTTTTGACATGGTAAAGCCCAAAGACCCCTACAAGATCACCCTCCAGGACTTGGTGAACAGTTGCCAGGGCGACACCGTCACCAGCATCCTAATTGACCTCAACGGATTCTGGACCTATGAGAACAGAGAAGTTCTGGTTGCCAACGACAACGACAGCATCGGCGCCGCCGACCTCATCGACAGCTGA
- the nfkbiab gene encoding nuclear factor of kappa light polypeptide gene enhancer in B-cells inhibitor, alpha b yields the protein MDLHRTSILNQMDYSRESKEGKPAQATEERLDSGLDSLREEEYQAVAAEFHRLRVECEPPQQQPDPAVTGELHEWKRQITEDGDTLLHLAIIHEAKDYIKTMIDLSRNTDFLNLQNDQRQTPLHLAVITNQANVCLDLLASGCDPTLVDRHGDTPLHIACRHGNLLCFSVITQNCRPEHLSGMMGACNYQGQNCLHVASVQGFLSLVENLVNLGADINAQEQRNGRGALHLAVDQQNLSLVKLLLSRGADPNLVSSGGHTPYHLTYGRHDDDIRKELYATTNPDLRELPDSESDDSEGEEDEASDDEVGYDDIQWNGH from the exons ATGGACCTGCACAGGACCAGCATATTAAACCAGATGGATTATAGTCGGGAGTCTAAGGAAGGGAAGCCGGCCCAGGCGACGGAGGAGCGGCTAGACAGCGGTTTGGACtcgctgagggaggaggaataCCAGGCGGTGGCCGCGGAGTTCCATCGGCTCCGGGTCGAGTGTGAGCCTCCGCAGCAGCAACCAGATCCCGCTGTAACCGGAGAGCTGCACGAATGGAAAAGGCAGATCACGGAAGACGGAGACAC gctgcTCCACCTGGCCATCATCCACGAGGCCAAAGACTACATCAAGACAATGATAGACCTGTCCCGCAACACAGACTTCCTCAACCTTCAAAACGACCAAAGACAG ACTCCCCTCCACCTGGCCGTGATAACGAACCAGGCCAACGTGTGCCTGGACCTGCTGGCGTCCGGCTGCGACCCCACGCTGGTGGACCGCCACGGCGACACCCCTTTGCACATCGCGTGTCGTCACGGCAACCTGCTGTGCTTCAGCGTCATCACGCAGAACTGTCGGCCGGAGCATCTAAGCGGAATGATGGGCGCCTGCAATTACCAAG GTCAGAACTGCCTCCACGTGGCCTCAGTTCAGGGTTTCCTCTCGCTGGTGGAGAACCTGGTGAATTTGGGAGCGGACATTAACGCACAG GAACAGCGAAACGGCCGCGGCGCGCTGCACCTGGCGGTGGATCAGCAGAACCTCTCGCTGGTCAAGCTGCTGTTGAGCAGAGGCGCCGACCCCAACCTGGTGAGCTCTGGCGGTCACACCCCGTACCACCTCACCTACGGCCGCCACGACGACGACATCAGGAAGGAGCTGTACGCCACGACCAATCCCGACCTGAGGGAGCTGCCTGACAGCGAATCGGACGACAGCGAGGGCGAGGAGGACGAGGCGTCCGACGATGAG GTGGGCTACGATGACATTCAGTGGAACGGACATTAG
- the fam177a1 gene encoding protein FAM177A1 isoform X1 — METNKIAEEAMDCESVEMEEHDSRQQKTKVPRRTIYFASGETMEEYSTDEEEEEEDLTKKQVATVDTSRLTWGPYFLFQTWRMATATISVCDYLGERLASLFGITTPKYQYALDEYYHRKKEEEEEEEENRLAEAAERHFEEQQRAEQDALRHATTEQPETAGHSFVNLSFEPEAPLGPADAWKEPSAPPSHSTAAGETH, encoded by the exons ATGGAAACCAATAAG ATAGCTGAGGAGGCGATGGACTGTGAGAGTGTGGAGATGGAGGAACatgacagcaggcagcagaagaccaaGGTCCCCCGCAGGACCATTTACTTCGCCAGTGGAGAAACCATGGAGGAGTAcagcacagatgaagaggaggaagaggaagacttgACCAAGAAACAGGTCGCAACTGTAGATACG TCAAGACTGACTTGGGGTCCATATTTTCTGTTCCAAACGTGGCGAATGGCCACTGCCACCATATCAG TATGTGACTACCTGGGAGAGAGACTGGCCTCTCTTTTTGGCATCACCACTCCTAAATACCAGTATGCCCTTGATGAGTACTACCATAGGAAGAAAGAG gaggaggaggaggaggaagaaaaccgCCTGGCAGAGGCAGCTGAGCGGCAttttgaggagcagcagagagcagagcaggatgCTCTTCGTCACGCCACCACTGAGCAGCCCGAAACAGCTGGACACTCTTTTGTGAACCTTAGTTTTGAACCTGAGGCTCCACTCGGCCCTGCAGATGCCTGGAAAGAGCCCTCTGCCCCACCCTCACATTCAACAGCAGCAGGCGAAACACACTAA